A stretch of the Aegilops tauschii subsp. strangulata cultivar AL8/78 chromosome 4, Aet v6.0, whole genome shotgun sequence genome encodes the following:
- the LOC109740371 gene encoding uncharacterized protein, which produces MVGRTLERHQCIGPHQVRVMRHHPEDYLIQFEAPVHRDTLLGYGVLHVDGVPFLTKPWRPDKHAVIQRWMLHVRIVFERLPLDMWSLDGTEEVLATPPLAATPGSVVPPSSRASSVPSKRSARQAVAKSSVPVTQRVTLRLVQALGILGPKEKMIAVVAEEFLKCFDTPLIEEEITGLGALTRLDKETLRVAAGLDGPSSSALGAD; this is translated from the exons ATGGTGGGTCGCACCCTGGAGCGCCATCAGTGCATCGGGCCCCATCAGGTGCGAGTGATGCGCCATCATCCTGAGGACTACCTGATCCAGTTCGAGGCCCCGGTGCACCGCGACACCTTGCTCGGCTACGGCGTCCTCCACGTCGACGGGGTGCCCTTCCTCACCAAGCCTTGGCGCCCCGACAAGCACGCCGTCATCCAGCGGTGGATGTTGCACGTGCGGATCGTCTTCGAGCGCCTCCCCCTCGACATGTGGTCGCTTGACGGCACTGAGGAGGTGCTTG CTACACCCCCGCTCGCTGCCACCCCGGGTTCTGTGGTGCCTCCATCCAGCAGGGCATCCTCCGTCCCTTCCAAGCGCAGTGCACGACAGGCGGTGGCCAAGAGCTCAGTGCCGGTGACCCAAAGGGTGACCCTACGCCTCGTGCAGGCTCTAGGCATCCTGGGCCCAAAAGAGAAGATGATTGCGGTTGTTGCGGAAGAGTTCCTGAAGTGTTTCGATACGCCGCTCATCGAGGAGGAGATCACTGGCCTGGGAGCTCTCACACGCCTCGACAAGGAGACCCTCAGGGTGGCGGCAGGGCTTGATGGCCCCAGTAGCTCGGCTCTTGGCGCCGACTAA